One window of Theropithecus gelada isolate Dixy chromosome 4, Tgel_1.0, whole genome shotgun sequence genomic DNA carries:
- the MYMX gene encoding protein myomixer, producing the protein MPAPLFPLLLRLLLSRLLLPVARLARQYLLPLLRRLARRLGSQDMREALLGCLLFILSQRHSPDAGEASRVDRLERRERLGPQK; encoded by the coding sequence ATGCCCGCGCCACTGTTCCCACTGCTGCTTCGGTTGCTGCTGTCCCGTCTGCTGCTGCCTGTCGCCCGCCTGGCCCGCCAGTACCTCCTGCCCCTGCTGCGCCGATTGGCCCGCCGCCTGGGCTCCCAGGACATGCGAGAGGCTTTGCTGGGCTGTCTGCTGTTCATTCTCAGCCAGCGACACTCGCCAGacgctggggaggcctcaagagtGGACCgcctggagaggagggagaggttaGGCCCCCAGAAGTGA